The Amaranthus tricolor cultivar Red isolate AtriRed21 chromosome 6, ASM2621246v1, whole genome shotgun sequence genome has a segment encoding these proteins:
- the LOC130814886 gene encoding G-type lectin S-receptor-like serine/threonine-protein kinase At1g11330, giving the protein MFPVFALLLYIFPIGLQYCSAIDIITPTRFLKDPQTIVSDNSLFTLGFFSFPNTSNRYVGIWYTHPTAKEVIWVANRNKPLTDSSGVLKLSVDGNLQISNARNETLWSSNVTHPGANFSVARLLDYGDLVVQGFSSNATRENGTLIWQSFEHPTDSVLPNMRFTLTPNSDLRQVLQAWTGPSDPSEGRFSIGTNSLGLFQIIIYDGDQPYWRSGPWNGNIFIGTRYHNTGYGNILVNTGSFTQQEVGGMLSLIFAGANQTLLSHYVLTHKGIIAQRWWDSSNKNWEVSWHAPEKECDTFGKCGEFGNCNPQTKPMCSCLKGFEPKNKEEWTRGNWTSGCKRRKQLQCGKAGGGQDGFLRLQMMKVPENAELNVGLNLDQCRSACLANCSCLAYAYDTQITCLTWSRNLIDVADLSPGGVDLYLRLPQSELDDKKKIKTIIIVSVICGTVVVAAIIWLLWRFLCRRSRPKDEVPPLTKSGKQRGTVDAFGIGDKSNVKIDDLQILKFEKLVEATDGFSESNLLGAGGFGQVYKGKLKDGQEIAVKRLSKASGQGTEEFMNEVALISKLQHRNLVKLLGCCVEGEEKMLIYEYLPNKSLDAFLFNPEKRECLDWQKRYNIIEGICRGLLYLHRDSRLKIIHRDLKASNILLDKDLNPKISDFGMARIFGNNQDQACTERVVGTYGYMSPEYAMEGHFSEKSDVFSLGVLLIEILSGQKNNNFWYQEESLGLLGYAWKLWNENNIISLIDPSISSTSFQGEIIRCMNVGLLCVQEFAKDRPNISTIISILVRDIMDLPKPKPPVMFAQRHISSDTGSSQFTEQTSSTNYVTITTLTSR; this is encoded by the exons ATGTTTCCGGTTTTTGCATTACTTCTTTACATATTTCCAATTGGTTTACAGTACTGCTCTGCCATAGATATAATCACACCCACTCGATTCCTAAAAGACCCACAAACAATAGTCTCCGATAATAGCCTTTTCACACTAGGATTTTTCAGCTTCCCCAACACTTCAAACCGTTATGTCGGCATCTGGTATACTCACCCTACTGCAAAGGAGGTCATATGGGTAGCTAATAGGAACAAACCCCTTACGGATTCATCTGGTGTGCTAAAGTTATCCGTTGATGGGAATCTACAAATTTCTAATGCACGAAATGAAACACTTTGGTCATCGAATGTCACTCATCCAGGAGCAAATTTCTCAGTGGCTCGGCTTTTGGATTATGGGGACCTTGTTGTCCAAGGATTTTCATCCAATGCGACTCGTGAAAATGGGACACTCATATGGCAAAGTTTTGAGCATCCAACAGACtctgttttaccaaatatgaGGTTTACTCTCACACCAAATTCAGATTTGAGACAGGTCCTACAAGCTTGGACAGGCCCTTCAGACCCATCAGAAGGAAGATTCTCCATAGGCACTAATTCTTTAGGCCTTTTCCAGATTATTATCTATGATGGAGATCAGCCATACTGGCGAAGCGGCCCATGGAATGGCAACATTTTTATAGGGACAAGATACCATAACACTGGCTATGGTAATATCTTGGTCAATACTGGGTCATTCACACAGCAAGAAGTTGGAGGGATGCTTTCCCTGATTTTTGCTGGTGCGAATCAGACTTTGTTGTCGCATTATGTATTAACTCATAAAGGTATAATAGCTCAAAGATGGTGGGATAGTAGCAATAAGAACTGGGAGGTCTCATGGCATGCCCCAGAAAAAGAATGTGACACTTTTGGGAAGTGTGGAGAATTTGGGAATTGCAATCCACAGACTAAACCTATGTGCAGCTGCTTGAAAGGATTTGAGCCGAAAAACAAGGAGGAATGGACACGTGGAAATTGGACAAGCGGGTGTAAAAGAAGAAAGCAACTGCAATGTGGTAAAGCTGGTGGAGGACAAGATGGGTTTCTGAGATTACAAATGATGAAAGTTCCAGAAAATGCCGAGTTGAATGTGGGATTGAACTTAGATCAGTGCAGAAGTGCGTGCTTAGCAAATTGCTCTTGCCTGGCTTATGCATATGATACTCAAATCACATGCTTGACATGGAGCAGAAATTTGATCGATGTAGCAGACCTTTCCCCTGGTGGAGTTGACCTCTACCTCCGTCTTCCACAATCCGAACTAG atgacaaaaaaaaaatcaagacaaTCATCATAGTGAGTGTAATTTGTGGAACAGTTGTAGTTGCTGCTATTATATGGCTGCTGTGGAGGTTCCTATGCAGGAGATCTCGGCCCAAGGATGAAGTGCCACCACTCACAAAATCTGGAAAGCAACGGGGAACTGTAGATGCATTTGGGATTGGAGACAAAAGCAATGTCAAAATTGATGACTTGCaaatattgaaatttgaaaagcTGGTTGAAGCAACAGACGGCTTCAGTGAGAGTAATTTACTCGGAGCTGGTGGATTTGGTCAAGTATACAAA GGAAAGCTGAAAGATGGACAAGAAATAGCAGTTAAAAGACTATCAAAAGCATCTGGACAAGGCACAGAGGAGTTCATGAATGAAGTTGCACTGATTTCAAAACTTCAACACCGAAATCTAGTCAAATTGCTGGGATGCTGTGTTGAAGGAGAGGAAAAAATGCTGATATACGAGTACTTGCCAAATAAAAGCTTGGACGCATTTCTATTCA ATCCAGAGAAACGTGAGTGTTTAGACTGGCAGAAACGCTACAACATCATTGAAGGGATATGTCGAGGCCTACTTTACCTGCACAGAGATTCAAGACTAAAGATTATCCATAGAGACCTCAAAGCAAGCAATATTTTGCTAGATAAAGACCTCAATCCAAAAATATCAGACTTTGGTATGGCTAGAATTTTCGGAAACAACCAGGATCAAGCTTGTACTGAGAGGGTAGTTGGAACATA TGGTTACATGTCTCCGGAGTATGCAATGGAAGGCCACTTTTCTGAAAAATCAGATGTTTTCAGTCTCGGAGTATTACTGATTGAGATATTAAGTGGACAAAAGAATAACAACTTCTGGTATCAGGAGGAATCCCTGGGTCTGTTAGGATAC GCTTGGAAATTGTGGAACGAGAACAATATCATCTCTCTAATCGATCCATCGATTTCTAGTACAAGCTTCCAAGGTGAAATAATAAGGTGCATGAATGTGGGGCTATTATGTGTGCAAGAATTTGCCAAAGACAGGCCAAATATTTCAACAATCATCTCCATTCTTGTGAGAGATATTATGGATCTTCCAAAGCCAAAACCACCAGTAATGTTTGCTCAACGCCATATATCATCTGATACAGGGTCATCTCAGTTCACTGAACAAACTTCTTCCACAAATTATGTTACTATCACAACTTTGACTTCCCGATAA